The uncultured Desulfuromonas sp. genome contains the following window.
CGGCGAAGAACCCTATTCCATCGCCATGTTGCTCGATCATTACGGCCTGATCAACAGTGACTGGTCGGTTGATTTGCTGGCCACGGATGTCAATGTCAAGTCGTTGCGCCATGCCCGTAAAGGCATCTATTCGCGTTGGTCGTTTCGCGGGCTGTCTGCACCGATGCAGCAGCGTTATTTTGATGCCGTTGATGACCATCACTGGCAGCTCAAGGAGTCAATCCGTCAACGGGTCGATTTCAGTTATCTGAATCTGGCCGCGCCGCCGTTTCGTATCGGCGACAATGCACGGTGTCGCTGTGATATTATCCTGTGCCGCAACGTCTTGATGTATTTCTCGCGTGAGCTGCGTGAACAGATTCTTGCCGAGCTGTCCCGCATGCTTGATGACGGCGGTTGGCTGGTGGTGAGTCCAAGTGAGGCGGGCCTGGTCGCGGTGGATGGTTTGCATTCGGTCCACATCAAGGGCATGGTGTTACACCGAAAAGGGGTGGGCGAGGTGCCGCAGTCTGTTTGCCCTCCGGTGCTGTTGAAGCGGGTTGTTGCATCTAAAAAAACGCAGATGAAGGCATCCGTGCCGCCTGCTAAAGATGCCAGGGCGGCAGTGAACGTACCCCGTCCTGCCATTCCTCCAGAGGAATTGCCGTTGACGGTGGATCATTGCATGGAGCTGGTTGAGCAAGGGGGATATACCCAGGCCATGGCGCAGCTGGAGAACCTGCTGTCTTGCTGTCAATCGGATCGGCGA
Protein-coding sequences here:
- a CDS encoding CheR family methyltransferase, translating into MDAAQVVSPETCHELSAFVHKRFGMFFPPERHNDLLRAVSRACDESGFSDPQAYVDWVLAAPHSDKELEPLVTSLTIGETYFFRDPGLFAALREVVVPQRIRQARETKTLRVWSAGCSTGEEPYSIAMLLDHYGLINSDWSVDLLATDVNVKSLRHARKGIYSRWSFRGLSAPMQQRYFDAVDDHHWQLKESIRQRVDFSYLNLAAPPFRIGDNARCRCDIILCRNVLMYFSRELREQILAELSRMLDDGGWLVVSPSEAGLVAVDGLHSVHIKGMVLHRKGVGEVPQSVCPPVLLKRVVASKKTQMKASVPPAKDARAAVNVPRPAIPPEELPLTVDHCMELVEQGGYTQAMAQLENLLSCCQSDRRELARVNLLLAKCYANVGHTDQAQENLEEALRLDQMNPAAHYLNGVIALEKQDVDRARQSFERALYLDEGYIMAQLSMGMLQGQSGDMTQKNKSFARIHVLLDRLAEDAVIPDSGGMTAAHLRLSLKTDHE